The Tachysurus fulvidraco isolate hzauxx_2018 chromosome 4, HZAU_PFXX_2.0, whole genome shotgun sequence DNA window ATCgcagtacaataaaacaaaatattggtCATAAAGATCAAAAACGTTAAGACAAAGAAGGTTTTAATTAaacttataatatataaacttccacttttaaaaaatgtagtGTAAAATTTAGCAAGgacaaataaaagcaaacagtCAAACAGCAACATTCAAACATGTCCAATCACAATAACCATGATAATCGTTTCTTTAGCTGTCTCATTTTCTTCACCCATGTTTCTTCACAGGGGGTAGTCACGCCAGagactgaaaaacaaaagaaaacaaaaaattattgAATTTTGACCAATGTTTTATgattctgtgtatgtgtgtgtgagtgtgtgtgcgtgcatgcatgcgtgtgtgtgcatgggtgcgTGTgtatgggtgcgtgtgtgtgcacgtgcatgtgaaagtgtgtgttgaCATGTCATCATAAATTGTTCAaagcacctgtgtgtgtattctgggTCTGTACTCTCTTTCAGCAGTATGTCTTTAATCTCCTGTGGGGGGTTCAGGCCATGTATAGCTGCCCTCTCCCATCTCTGCAAGCGACTAATCCCTACACACAGGTACATGAAAGAACAGAGATATCTTGGTTTGTGTGATgaagaacaaaaatgaaatcTTTGTTAGTAAAATAATATGTCATGGCTTCATGAAAATGCTTAGAGTTATTTATTGCTTATTACTtgctttattatcattataataatataacattgtCTAGTTTTTGTATGGTAACTGGATTATTCagaataattcattattatgaATACTTAAGCAATATCATTTATCGAAATATCAGAATGGCTACAATTCGATCTCAGGTAATCACAACCATGCTAATAATagtgtgtatatttttgctCACACAAAGCCACAGCTGGATAGAGCTTTGTATATTGCCATGAAAttcactgactgtctgactgtacTCATGACTGTCTGACAGCCCATAGTAAATGTAGCAATGTAATGAACTATTGCAAGAATTATTTAGAAAACTCAGAGTAGAGGTGTATAACCAGTTGCTCTACTAAATGTCAATGCTCTTTAAACACAGCTTGTCTGATCAGATTAGTGGACTGGAACTAATCGTTGAATATTAATCCTTTAGCTCAGTAACTAAACAGGGTAACAGAAAACTGTAAACAAGTAACAGAAAACTGATTTGAATATTATGCTATATTAACTGAATAATACGCTATATTAACTGTATGCAAGGGATGGTTCTGGGAAGGATTCATCTCAGGTTTGTTTTCATACAATTAATACAAACTGTACACCGACTGTTAACTAAAttatttcactttctttcttccacatataaaaacacactcCCTCTCCTCTaccaacaaaaaaacccaaaaaacatCATGAACAATTCAACTAACTTTTGAACgtagttacattttattttcatcagcTGACCTAAGAAACCACTtgcaattcaatttaattaaaatttatttctatagcgctttttacaattgacatcgtctcagagcagctttataaacatagaacaaaaggttattataaagaatattataaagtataattatatattaatataatacaaaatacaagatttaatattagatatatttaaatgtgtttgtatttatccccaatgagcaagtctgatgtGACTCTGGCAAGGAGAAACCCCCATgaacggtaaaggaagaaaccttgagaggaaccagactcaaagagaacctcatcctcatatgtgtgacactggaaggtgcgattataaacatacaaatcCCTCTTAGTTACCTGTACATGGTCCGAACTGCCAGTCCAAGTCAAACCTCCTCAGCTCCTTCAgctcgatctctctctcactcagtgttGGAGGTTCTGCATCTAAGATGGTACAACATGGTAATTACTATATAACTATGAACCTcttattcaaaataaatgggTTGAATTCAAAAACCTGACTGCAAAAGCAAAGTTCtaagctacacacacaataGTCTCACCTGCAGCTGGGGGAGGTGGAGGTTTCTTATCCCTTCTGTCACTTCTCTTCACTTTATTCACTACCTTGAATGTATCTGTGATGAGGCCACGTTTGGCTTTCATGTCTATAGGAAATCATAGATATTACatttaactaataataataacattgcAGGATTTACAGTGTCATAATTTCTCTGTTGTGAAGTGCTCAAAGGCAGAACAGCTTGACCA harbors:
- the pold4 gene encoding DNA polymerase delta subunit 4; its protein translation is MKAKRGLITDTFKVVNKVKRSDRRDKKPPPPPAADAEPPTLSEREIELKELRRFDLDWQFGPCTGISRLQRWERAAIHGLNPPQEIKDILLKESTDPEYTHSLWRDYPL